The Desulfovibrio aminophilus genomic interval AGCCGCGGAAGGCCGAGCTGGCCTCCCGCGACGTGGTCTCCCGGCGCATGACCGAGCACATGCGCGAGGGCTTCGGCGTGCCCAGCGACTACGGCCCGCACCTCTGGCTCGACATCCGCCACCTGGGCGCCAAGCACATCAGCACCAAGCTCCGCGAGGTGGAGGAGATCTGCAACAACTTCCTCGGCGTGGACCCCATCACCGAGCTCATCCCGGTGCGTCCGACCCAGCACTACTCCATGGGCGGGGTGCGGACGAACAGGGACGGCGCGGCATACGGGCTCAAGGGCCTGTTCGCCGCGGGCGAGGCCGCCTGCTGGGACCTGCACGGCTTCAATCGGCTGGGCGGCAACTCCCTGTCCGAAACCGTGGTGGCGGGCATGATCGTGGGCGGCAAGGTCGTCGAATTCCTGCTCGGCGGGGAAACCCGCTTCAGCACCCGCGAGGCCGAACAATTCCTGAAGCGGGAGCAGGAGCGCATCGCCTCCGTAACCTCCGGCGGCGGGGAGAACGTCTACGAACTCCGGCGCGTGATGCAGGACACCATGATGGAGGGCGTGGGCATCTTCCGCAACGAGAAGGGCCTGACCCAGGCGGTGATGAAGCTGCAAGAGGTCCGCGAACGCTGCGCGGACATCGGCCTGCGCTCCGACGGCGTGGGCGCCAACGCCGAGCTGGCCCTGGCCCTGAACCTGCCCGGCATGGTCGACCTGGCCATGTGCGTGGCCTTTGGCGCGCTGGCGCGCAAGGAGAGCCGGGGCTCCCACGCCCGCGAGGACCATCCCGCCCGCAACGACCGCGACTGGCTGAACCGGACCCTGGCCTTCTGGCATGAGGGCGACGGTCTGCCCACCCTGAAATACGAGTCCGCCTCCCCGTCCTACGAGCTTCCTCCCGGCGACCGGGGATACGGCGGCGGCACCATCATCAGAGCAGAGGACAAGGAGGTCTGACATGGCCCGTATGCTTCACTTCAACATCTTCCGCTACAATCCCCTGCTGCGCGGGGGCAGGCCCGAGATGCGCGGCTACCAGCTGAATGAAACCGAGAGCATGACGATCTTCATCGCCCTGAACCGGCTGCGGGAGGAACAGGACCCCTCCCTGAAGTTCGACTTCTGCTGCCGGGCGGGCATCTGCGGGGCCTGCGCCATGGTCATCAACGGCCGCCCCGGCCTGGCCTGCCACACCAAGACCCGCGACCTGCCGGAGGAGATCACTCTCCTGCCGCTGCCCTTCTTCAAGTGCATCGGCGACCTGTCCGTGGACACCGGGGTCTGGTTCCAGCAGATGAACCGCCGGGTGGAGTCCTGGGTCCACACCGACACGGACTTCGATCCCCTGGGCCCGGAAGAACGCATGGACAACGAGACCGCCGAGGCCATCTACGAACTCGACCGCTGCATCGAGTGCGGCTGCTGCGTGGCGGCCTGCGGCACGGCCAGGATGCGCGAGGACTTCCTCGGCGCGGCGGCCCTGAACCGCATCGCCCGCTTCATCATCGACCCGCGCGACAAGCGCACCGACCAGGACTACTTCGACGTCATCGGCACCGACCACGGCATCTTCGGCTGCATGGGCCTGCTGGCCTGCGAGGACGTCTGTCCCAAGCACCTGCCCCTGCAGGACCAGCTCGGCTTCCTGCGACGCAAGATGGGCATGCACGCCTTCCGGGAGATGTTCCGGGGACGGCGGAAAGGGCAAGCGGCGTGATCCCCGTATCGGCACCGCCCGTCGGGGGCCCCGCGGGGCCCCCGGGACCGCAACCCCGGAGAACCCCATGAAGCTCTGGATGAAGATCCTCATCGGCATGGCCGCCGGAACGCTCTTCGGCCTCCTGTTCAAGGCCGGAGTCCCCTACGTGGAGCCCCTGGGCGCCCTGTTCATCAAGGGGATCAAGCTGCTCATCGTTCCCCTGGTCTTCGCCTCGCTGGTCACCGGCATGACCAGCATGGAGAACATCCGCCAACTCGGCCGGATCAGCCTGAAGACCTTCACCATCTACATGGCCACCACGGCCTGCGCGGTCAGCGTGGGCCTGTTCATGAGCTGGGCCTTCCAGCCCGGGGCGGGCATGGGCCTGGCCGCGCCCCAGGACGCGGCCGCCAAGGTTCCGCCATCCGTGGTCGAAACCCTGCTCGACATGGTTCCGGCCAATCCCCTGGCGGGCATGGTCGAGGGCAACATCCTCCAGATCATCACCTTCGCCATCCTGCTCGGCCTGTCCATGAACCTCGCCGGGCAGAAGTCCGAGCCCGTGCGCCGGTTCTGCGAATCCCTGGCGGAGATCATGTACTCCATGACCTCCATCGTCATCTCCTTCGCCCCGGTGGGCGTCTTCGCGCTCATGGCCAAGGTCGTGGCCCAGTACGGCCTGGAGGCGCTCCTGCCCCTGGCCAAGATCATCTTCCTGGTCTACGGCGGCTGCCTCCTGCACATGGTCCTGGTCTACGGCGGAAGCGTCGGGCTCCTGGCCCGGCTCAACCCCCTGCGCTTCTTCCGGGGCAGCCTCGACGCCCAGCTGGTGGCCTTCTCCACCAGCTCCAGCTCGGGCACCCTGCCCGCCACCATCCGCTGCGCGGAGCAGAACCTCGGCGTCTCCAAGTCCGTGGCCAGCTTCGTGCTTCCCCTGGGGGCCACCATCAACATGGACGGCACGGCCATCTACCAGGGCGTCTGCGCCGTGTTCGTAGCCCAGGCCTACGGCGTGGACCTGACCGTGGCCAACTACGCGACCATCGTGCTCACCGCCACGCTGGCCTCCATCGGCACGGCCGGGGTGCCCGGAGCGGGCCTGATCATGCTCTCGCTGATCCTCTCCTCCATCGGCCTGCCCATGGAGGGACTGGCGCTCATCGCGGGCATCGACCGCATCCTGGACATGGCCCGCACCACGGTCAACGTCACCGGCGACGCCATGACGGCCCTGCTGGTGGCCAAGAGCGAAGGCGAATTGGACATGGCGGTCTATGAGGCGAACGGGACCGCGGCCGAGGATTCGGCCACCGCGCAATGAGGAGGACGGGCATGCGCTGTTCCATCAAGACCAAGCTGATCGCGGGACTGCTCACGGTGGTCCTGCTCATCATGGCCGGGCTCTTCGCGTTCGTGGGCGCGAACTTCAGCGAACAGGCCCGGGAGGCGGCCATCCGCGGCGCCCGAGGCGAGATGGTCCAGGTGGAGTCCGCCATCACCCTCTTCCTGGACGAGAGCTTGATGAACGTCGAGATCGTGGCCCGCCACCCCCTGGCCGCCCGCGCCGACGAGGTCACCACCTCCTACCTGCAGACCACCGAGCGGCGCATGGCCCAGGCCGATCCAGGGGACCTCGTGGGCCAGGGGCTGACCGACCTCATGACCGCGATGCTCCGCGCCCACCCGGTCTACGCCCAGGTCTACGCGGGCACCGCCGACGGGGCCTTCGTCACCTCGCCGAAGAAGAATCCCCAGCCCGAGGGCTACGACCCGCGCAGGCGGCCCTGGTACCAGGCCACCCGGGACGTGGTGGACCGGCCGGTGCTGCACGACGCCTACGTCTCCACCACCGGAGCCGCCGTCACCTGCGTCACTCGGGCCATCGTCCGCGACGGCCGGGTCCTGGGCGTGGCGGCCATAGACATCGCCCTCGACAACCTGACCGGCCGGGTCAAGTCCATCCACCTGGGCCGGACCGGGCACATGGTCCTCATCCAGGACAACGGCGTGATCCTGGCCGACCCGCGCCACGAAAACCAGAACTTCAAGAAGGTCTCCGAGCTGGAGAACCGCGCCCTGGAATCCCTGTTCCGGCTCGGCTCCGGCGAGATGGACCTGACCATCGACGGCACGGAGTGGCTGGGCCTGGTCCTCACCTCGGAGAAGACCGGCTGGCGGCTGGTGGGCCTCATCGAACGCGACGAGATCACGGCCCCGGTGCGCCAGACCCTGCTCCTGCTCGGCGGGGCCTGCCTCCTCGCCCTGGCCCTGCTGGCCGGAGCCGTCTGGTTCCTGGCCAATGCGGCCATCATCCGGCCGCTCATGCGCGTGGCCGACTTCCTGGAGGCCCTGGCCCAGGGGGTCTACGACCGCCGCCTGGACCACTCGCGGAAGGATGAAATCGGACGCATCTACGACGCGCTCAACCGCACGGCCCAGGAGCTCCAGGACAACATCGAGGAGATCCGGGCCAAGCGCCGCGAGGCCGAGAACAAGGCCCGCGCCGCAGAGCAGGCCGGAACCGCCGCGGAGCAGGCCAGGGCCAAGGCCGAGCAGGCCAGGACCGAAGGCATGCTCCTCGCGGCCCGGCGCCTGGAGGAGACGGCCCGGCACATCGGCGAGGCCTCCGCGCGCATCACCTCCAAATCCCGGGACATCCGGGGCGGCACCGAGACCCAGCGCGACCGCATCCAGTCCACGGCCACGGCCATGGAGGAGATGAACGCCACGGTGCTGGAGGTGGCCAAAAACGCGGGCGACGCGGCCGAGCAGGGCAAGCGTTCCAAGGACACGGCCCAGGCCGGAGCCGCCGTGGTGGCCCGGGCCATCGAGGCCATGAACGGCTCCCAGCGCCAGGCCGAGGTACTCCAGTCCAACATGGCCCAGCTGGACGACCGGGCCCGGGCCATCGGCAACGTGATCACGGTCATCGAGGACATCGCGGACCAGACCAACCTCCTGGCGCTCAACGCGGCCATCGAGGCCGCCCGGGCGGGCGAGGCCGGACGCGGTTTCGCCGTGGTGGCCGACGAGGTCCGCAAGCTGGCCGAGAAGACCATGACCGCCACCAAGGAGGTGGGGCACTCCATCGAGTCCATCCAGAAGGTGGCCGCGGCCAACATCTCCTCCATGCAGGGAGCCCTGGACGACCTGTCCAAGGCCACGGGCCTGGCCCGGGACTCCGGCGAGGCCCTCGCGGAGATCGTGGCCGACGCCGAGGCCTCGGCCGGGCAGATCCAGAGCATCGCGGCCGCGGCCGAGCAGCAGGCATTGGCCTCGGAGGAGATCAACCGCTCCATCGAGGAAATCCACACCATCGCCCTGGACACTTCGGGCAACGCGGAGGAATCCCTGGCCGGCCTGGAGGATCTGGAGCACCAGGCCTCGGCCCTTTCCGGGCTGATCCGGGGGCTGAAGAGCGAGGCCGGGCAGGGATTGTGACGCTTCCGTCTCGGCCGCCCGCGCGGCCTGGACGGGCAGGGGTCTGAAAACGTATACGAAAGGCGTCCCGCCGCCGGGCGGCGCACCGGCGGGGCCCGACTGCGGTTCCCGCCGTAATGGCCGCCGCCCCAAGGGCGCGGGGGCACAAACAGCGGCCGGGGGCGGCGCGGACGCCCCGGACCGCCGGACACCAATGCGGAAATGCTGCACCTCGTCGCCGACCGAGGGAATGGCCCAGGCGGCGGCCGTCCTGCTGCTTCTCTTCCTCGCCACAGCTCCGGCCGTGGTGCGCGCCGATCCTCCGGCCCACGAGCCTCCCCGCCAGACCGTGGTCATCGGCGGGGACATCCACTATCCTCCCTATGAATTCCTGGACGAAAACGGCGAGCCGAGCGGCTTCAACGTGGAGCTGAGCCGGGCCGTGGCCAAGGCCGCCGGGCTGGACATCAAGATCCGCCTCGGGCTCTGGAAGTCCATGCGCCAGGACATGGAGAACGGCGACATCGACGTGCTCCAGGGCATGTCCTACTCCCTGGAGCGGGCCAAGACCCTCAGCTTTTCGGCCCCATACACCACGGTGGCCTACTCCATCTTCGCCCGCGACGACTCGCCCTCGGCCGCCTCCCTGCACGACCTCAGAGGCAAGGCCGTCCTGGTGGAGGAGGGCGGGGCCATGTACGATTTCCTCTCCCACTCCTCCCCGGGCATCATCCTCATTCCGACCTACAACCACGAGAACGCCCTGCGGCGGCTGGCCGCCGGACACGCCGACTTCGCTCTCGTGGCCGAGGCCGCCGGGCGATACATGGCGAGAAAATTCGACCTGGACGTGCACCCCGTGTCCACGCCCGTCTCCCTGGAACAGTATTGCTACGCCGCCCGCAAGGACAAGGCCGAGGTGCTGGCGAAGCTCAGCAAGGGGCTCGAAACCCTCAAGACCAGCGGGGAATACCGGAAGCTGAGCGACAAGTGGTTGACCTTCCCGGAGCGGGACCAGATTCCCTGGCGCTCGGCCCTCAAGTACGGCGCGATGCTCTTGGCCCCGCTCCTGGCGATCCTCATCGGCAGCCTGGTCTGGTCGCGCATGCTGCGCAGGGAGGTCGCCGCCCGGACGGCCGAATTGAAGGAGGAGGTGCGCAAGCATCGCGAGGCGAAGCGGCAGCTGGAGGAGAACCAGAAGCTCATCATCCACTCCGACCGCATGGCCACCCTGGGGGTCATGGCCTCGGGCATCGCCCATGAGATCAACAACCCCAACGGGCTGATGCTGATGAATCTGCCCATCGTTCTCGAAGCCTACGAGGACATTCAGGACATTCTCCAAGGCCATTATGGGCGGCACGGCGACTTCTCCATGGGCGGCCTGCCGTATTCCAGGATGCGCGACGAGGTGCCGCAGATGCTCACCGACCTGATGGAGAGCGCGGACCGCATCCGCACCATCATCCACGACCTCAAGGAATACGCGCGCAAGAGCGGCCGCACGGACATGGAGCCGCTGGACATGAACCAGCTCGTGCAGACCTCGCTGCGCTTCGTGAGCAACGCGGTGAAGAGGGCCACCGACAACCTCTCGGTCCGCTACGCCGACGACCTGCCGCCGGTCTTCGGCAACGCCCGCCAGATCCAGCAGGTGATCATCAACCTCCTGCTCAACGCCTGCGAGGCGTTGGACAACCGGCGCAAGGGCATTGAGGTGGCCACCTCCTACGACGAACGGCTGAACGCCGTGGTGGTCACGGTGCGGGACGAGGGCGTGGGCATCAGCCCGGCGGACCTCGACCACATCACCGACCCCTTCTTCACCACCAAGCGGGAACAGGGCGGCACCGGCCTCGGCCTCTCCGTCTCGGCCGGGATCGCCAAGGCCCACTACGGCACCATGGACTTCGAATCGGCTCCCGGCGCGGGCACCACGGTCACGCTCTCGCTGCCCGCCCACACCTCTTCCGACAACGCGCCGGCCTGACGCCCGGCAGAGGATTCCGCCATGCCCACCTTCAGCAACGAAACCCCCTGCCCGGCCTTCAAGATCCTCATCGTGGACGACGAGCCCGCCTGGCTCAGGAGCCTCAGCCTGGCCCTGGAGCGCTTCGCCGGGATCAACAACGTCCTGGCCTGCCAGGACAGCCGGGACGTGGACCGCATCCTCAAGTCCAACGACATCGGCATCGTCCTGCTGGATCTGACCATGCCGGGCTGCGGCGGAGAACAGCTGCTCGCCATGATCTCCGAGGAGCATCCCGGGGTCCACGTGGTCATCATCAGCGGCATGAACCAGCTGGCCACCGCCGTGCGCTGCATCAAGCAGGGCGCCATCGACTACTTCGTGAAGACCGACCCCCAGGAGCACATCATCAAGGGCGTGGTCCAGGCCATCCGCAACCGCGAACTCCAGACCGTGAACCAGGAGATGCGCCAGCGCTTCCTCTCCGGCCAGATCGAGCACCCGGAGGTCTTCGCGGAGATCGCCACGGCGGCGCCCTCCATGCTGGCGGTATTCCAATACGTGGAGTGCGTGGCGCGCAGCAGCCAGCCGGTGCTCATCACCGGCGAGAGCGGCGTGGGCAAGGAGCTCATCGCCAAGGCCCTGCACACGCTGAGCGGGACGCAGGGCCCGCTCGTGTCGGTGAACATGGCCGGACTGGACGACACGAGCTTCTCGGACACGCTCTTCGGCCACATGCCGGGGGCCTTCACCGGGGCGGCCCGGGCCCGCTCCGGCCTCATCGAGCAGGCCAGGGGAGGAGCCCTCTTCCTGGACGAGATCGGCGACCTGGGCCTACAGTCCCAGATCAAGCTCCTGCGTCTCCTGCAGGAGGGGGAGTACTACCCCCTGGGCAGCGACCGGCCCAAGCGCATGCAGGCCCGCGTCATCGCGGCCACGCACCAGGACCTGGCCCGCAAGGTCGAGCGCGGCGAGTTCCGCAAGGACCTGTTCTACCGCCTGCACATCCACAACGTGCACATTCCGCCCCTGCGCGAACGCACCGGCGACATCCCCCTGCTGCTCGCCAGATTCCTGGAGGAGGCCGCGCGGGAGTTCGGCAAGAAGGTCCCCACCGTGCCCAAGGAGCTGACCTCCTACCTGGCGAACTACCCCTTCCCGGGCAACGTGCGCGAACTGCGGGGCATGGTCTTCAACGCCGTGAGCACGCACAAGGCCAAGGTGCTCTCCATGGAGCCCTTCATCCAGGCCATGGGCCGCGAGGCCGGCCCTCTCTCGGCTCCCCAGAATGCCGAGCCGGACCGCCCCTTCGGCGGATTCGAGACCATCCCGCGCATCAGCGAATGCGTGACCCTGCTCATCCGGGAGGCCCTGCACCGGGCCGGGGGCAACCAGACCCTCGCCGCCAGGATGCTCGGCATCTCCCAACCGGCCCTGAGCAAACGCCTCAAGCAGCTCAACTCCTGACCCGGGCCGCGGGAACGGCTGAGCGGATCACCGGCGCATCCCCTGGTTGGGCATGAAGTGAAGCCGCCGGGCTCAATAGGGCGGCTGGTACGGGTCCGGGGTTCCCGCCGGGATGGGCGGGTACTTCTTCAGGCCGGCCGTCCATTCCCCGACGACCTTCTGGATGGCGGCCGCGACCCAGGAGTTCTGGGCCCCCACGTCGCGCTCCTCCCGGGGGTCCGTCAGCAGGTTCACGAGCTTGGGCACCGGCAGCCGCTGCGGCGTGTCGTACATGTTCTCCTGCCAGATGAAGTGGACCTTCCAGTTGCGCCATTTGACGGCCGAGAAGCGGTCGGCCACGTAGGCCGGAAACGCCTCCCGGGCGGAATGCTCCGTGGCCCCGAGGAAGAAGGGCGTCTGGTCCACGCCGTCGATGGCCCGGTCGCCGGGGATCTCCGCCCCGCCCACCCTGGCCAGGGTGGTGAAGCAGTCCACCACGTGCACGATCTCGTTGCTCACCCGTCCGGCAGGAACCCTGCCGGGCCAGCGCAGGATGAACGGCGTCCGCAGGGAGCCTTCCATGGCCGTGAAATAGGTTCCGCGCCACGGCCCGGCCGAGCCCTCCCAGGGGTGGGTGGCCTCCGGCCCGTTGTCGCTGGCGAAGACGACCAGGGTGTTCTTCTCCACGCCCAGGGACTTGAGGGTGTCCAGGAGCCGGCCCACCCGGTGGTCCATCTCGGCCAGGCAGTCGGCCCAGTCGCCGTTGCCCGTGGAGCCCGCGAACTCGGGGTTCGGCAGGGTGGGCAGGTGCATGAGCGAAAAGGAGACGTAGGCGAAGAAGGGCTTGCCCGCGTTGACCTGCCGCCGCATGAACTCGATGCAGCGGCGGGTGATCTCCGCCTCCATGAGCCGCCGCTGTTCCACGTCCAGCGGTTTCAGCCGCCGGGCCTTTTCCCCCTTGCGCGCCTCGTGGATGTACTCGGGCTCGGCCACCTTCGGGTCCCAGCCCTGGCGCCTGCCCACCGAGGGCCAGAGGCCGTTCGTCTCGCCGGTGGAGGGCCACAGGCACTCGTCGTAGGAGCGGGGAATGCCGTACCACTCGTCGAAGCCCTGGTGCGTGGGAAAGCGCTCCTCGGAACTGCCCAGGTGCCACTTGCCCCAGATGCCGGTGGCGTATCCCCGGCCGGAGAGCAACTCCGCCAGGGTGACCTCCCAGAGGGTCAGACCGTCCGGCCCGCCGCCGATGGGCACCTCATAGGTCCCCGAGCGGATGGAGTAGCGGCCGGTCATGAGCGCCGAGCGCGTGGGCGTGCACTGGGCCTCGACGTTGAAGTTCAGGAGCCGCAGGCCCTGCGCCGCGAGGGTGTCGATGCGCGGCGTGGGCGCGCCCCGCAGGATGCCGCCGCCGTAGACGCCCAGCTCGCCGTAGCCCAGGTTGTCCACGAGCATGAAGAGGATGTTCGGCTTGTCGGCCGCGAAGCCGCTCCCCGCGAAGAGCAGGAGCAGCGCGGCCGCGCCGGAGGAGACGAGGAACCGCCGGAGTCTGGACATGGGAATCCTCCCGGAACGGCGGGAATCAAGCCCCCGGGGGCAAGTCCAGCCGTTTGATTTTTCAATGCAATTCCACCTACCCC includes:
- a CDS encoding arylsulfatase; amino-acid sequence: MSRLRRFLVSSGAAALLLLFAGSGFAADKPNILFMLVDNLGYGELGVYGGGILRGAPTPRIDTLAAQGLRLLNFNVEAQCTPTRSALMTGRYSIRSGTYEVPIGGGPDGLTLWEVTLAELLSGRGYATGIWGKWHLGSSEERFPTHQGFDEWYGIPRSYDECLWPSTGETNGLWPSVGRRQGWDPKVAEPEYIHEARKGEKARRLKPLDVEQRRLMEAEITRRCIEFMRRQVNAGKPFFAYVSFSLMHLPTLPNPEFAGSTGNGDWADCLAEMDHRVGRLLDTLKSLGVEKNTLVVFASDNGPEATHPWEGSAGPWRGTYFTAMEGSLRTPFILRWPGRVPAGRVSNEIVHVVDCFTTLARVGGAEIPGDRAIDGVDQTPFFLGATEHSAREAFPAYVADRFSAVKWRNWKVHFIWQENMYDTPQRLPVPKLVNLLTDPREERDVGAQNSWVAAAIQKVVGEWTAGLKKYPPIPAGTPDPYQPPY
- a CDS encoding fumarate reductase flavoprotein subunit, with the translated sequence MNEIIYSDVLCIGAGLAGERVAIEAAEAGFKAVCLSIVPARRSHSAAAQGGMQAALGNCVMGEGDGPNVHFLDTVKGSDWGCDQEVARLFCETAPVAMRQLAFWGVPWNRVVAGEEDYYQGGKKFTKTEKKADEGLITARNFGGTAKWRTCYTSDGTGHAVLFTMDNRAMHKGVQVHDRCEAIALIHDGTACKGAVVRCLRTGALRVYLAKATVIASGGFGRIYRESTNAVICEGGGQAIALRTGLVPLGNMEAVQFHPTGIVPSNILVTEGCRGDGGTLLDVNKERFMPRYEPRKAELASRDVVSRRMTEHMREGFGVPSDYGPHLWLDIRHLGAKHISTKLREVEEICNNFLGVDPITELIPVRPTQHYSMGGVRTNRDGAAYGLKGLFAAGEAACWDLHGFNRLGGNSLSETVVAGMIVGGKVVEFLLGGETRFSTREAEQFLKREQERIASVTSGGGENVYELRRVMQDTMMEGVGIFRNEKGLTQAVMKLQEVRERCADIGLRSDGVGANAELALALNLPGMVDLAMCVAFGALARKESRGSHAREDHPARNDRDWLNRTLAFWHEGDGLPTLKYESASPSYELPPGDRGYGGGTIIRAEDKEV
- a CDS encoding sigma-54 dependent transcriptional regulator, whose product is MPTFSNETPCPAFKILIVDDEPAWLRSLSLALERFAGINNVLACQDSRDVDRILKSNDIGIVLLDLTMPGCGGEQLLAMISEEHPGVHVVIISGMNQLATAVRCIKQGAIDYFVKTDPQEHIIKGVVQAIRNRELQTVNQEMRQRFLSGQIEHPEVFAEIATAAPSMLAVFQYVECVARSSQPVLITGESGVGKELIAKALHTLSGTQGPLVSVNMAGLDDTSFSDTLFGHMPGAFTGAARARSGLIEQARGGALFLDEIGDLGLQSQIKLLRLLQEGEYYPLGSDRPKRMQARVIAATHQDLARKVERGEFRKDLFYRLHIHNVHIPPLRERTGDIPLLLARFLEEAAREFGKKVPTVPKELTSYLANYPFPGNVRELRGMVFNAVSTHKAKVLSMEPFIQAMGREAGPLSAPQNAEPDRPFGGFETIPRISECVTLLIREALHRAGGNQTLAARMLGISQPALSKRLKQLNS
- a CDS encoding fumarate reductase iron-sulfur subunit, producing the protein MARMLHFNIFRYNPLLRGGRPEMRGYQLNETESMTIFIALNRLREEQDPSLKFDFCCRAGICGACAMVINGRPGLACHTKTRDLPEEITLLPLPFFKCIGDLSVDTGVWFQQMNRRVESWVHTDTDFDPLGPEERMDNETAEAIYELDRCIECGCCVAACGTARMREDFLGAAALNRIARFIIDPRDKRTDQDYFDVIGTDHGIFGCMGLLACEDVCPKHLPLQDQLGFLRRKMGMHAFREMFRGRRKGQAA
- a CDS encoding transporter substrate-binding domain-containing protein gives rise to the protein MRKCCTSSPTEGMAQAAAVLLLLFLATAPAVVRADPPAHEPPRQTVVIGGDIHYPPYEFLDENGEPSGFNVELSRAVAKAAGLDIKIRLGLWKSMRQDMENGDIDVLQGMSYSLERAKTLSFSAPYTTVAYSIFARDDSPSAASLHDLRGKAVLVEEGGAMYDFLSHSSPGIILIPTYNHENALRRLAAGHADFALVAEAAGRYMARKFDLDVHPVSTPVSLEQYCYAARKDKAEVLAKLSKGLETLKTSGEYRKLSDKWLTFPERDQIPWRSALKYGAMLLAPLLAILIGSLVWSRMLRREVAARTAELKEEVRKHREAKRQLEENQKLIIHSDRMATLGVMASGIAHEINNPNGLMLMNLPIVLEAYEDIQDILQGHYGRHGDFSMGGLPYSRMRDEVPQMLTDLMESADRIRTIIHDLKEYARKSGRTDMEPLDMNQLVQTSLRFVSNAVKRATDNLSVRYADDLPPVFGNARQIQQVIINLLLNACEALDNRRKGIEVATSYDERLNAVVVTVRDEGVGISPADLDHITDPFFTTKREQGGTGLGLSVSAGIAKAHYGTMDFESAPGAGTTVTLSLPAHTSSDNAPA
- a CDS encoding dicarboxylate/amino acid:cation symporter; the encoded protein is MKLWMKILIGMAAGTLFGLLFKAGVPYVEPLGALFIKGIKLLIVPLVFASLVTGMTSMENIRQLGRISLKTFTIYMATTACAVSVGLFMSWAFQPGAGMGLAAPQDAAAKVPPSVVETLLDMVPANPLAGMVEGNILQIITFAILLGLSMNLAGQKSEPVRRFCESLAEIMYSMTSIVISFAPVGVFALMAKVVAQYGLEALLPLAKIIFLVYGGCLLHMVLVYGGSVGLLARLNPLRFFRGSLDAQLVAFSTSSSSGTLPATIRCAEQNLGVSKSVASFVLPLGATINMDGTAIYQGVCAVFVAQAYGVDLTVANYATIVLTATLASIGTAGVPGAGLIMLSLILSSIGLPMEGLALIAGIDRILDMARTTVNVTGDAMTALLVAKSEGELDMAVYEANGTAAEDSATAQ
- a CDS encoding methyl-accepting chemotaxis protein produces the protein MRCSIKTKLIAGLLTVVLLIMAGLFAFVGANFSEQAREAAIRGARGEMVQVESAITLFLDESLMNVEIVARHPLAARADEVTTSYLQTTERRMAQADPGDLVGQGLTDLMTAMLRAHPVYAQVYAGTADGAFVTSPKKNPQPEGYDPRRRPWYQATRDVVDRPVLHDAYVSTTGAAVTCVTRAIVRDGRVLGVAAIDIALDNLTGRVKSIHLGRTGHMVLIQDNGVILADPRHENQNFKKVSELENRALESLFRLGSGEMDLTIDGTEWLGLVLTSEKTGWRLVGLIERDEITAPVRQTLLLLGGACLLALALLAGAVWFLANAAIIRPLMRVADFLEALAQGVYDRRLDHSRKDEIGRIYDALNRTAQELQDNIEEIRAKRREAENKARAAEQAGTAAEQARAKAEQARTEGMLLAARRLEETARHIGEASARITSKSRDIRGGTETQRDRIQSTATAMEEMNATVLEVAKNAGDAAEQGKRSKDTAQAGAAVVARAIEAMNGSQRQAEVLQSNMAQLDDRARAIGNVITVIEDIADQTNLLALNAAIEAARAGEAGRGFAVVADEVRKLAEKTMTATKEVGHSIESIQKVAAANISSMQGALDDLSKATGLARDSGEALAEIVADAEASAGQIQSIAAAAEQQALASEEINRSIEEIHTIALDTSGNAEESLAGLEDLEHQASALSGLIRGLKSEAGQGL